TCTGATTCTAGAACAAATGCTTTGAAATTTTTATTGATTCCTGAATAGATTGTCCATACTACTGGATTAGTTTGCATAAATTTTTTATCTGTATTTGAAGGATATGCCTCTGAATTTGGATGTGAGTGGAATATTCCTACTACTTCAATTTTTTTGTCTTCGGCAATTTGGTATGCCTCTATCAATTGTTCATTTGAAATTGTAAAATTTATTGGTGATTCATCAATATTTTTTGTTAAAAAAACCTCTTCAACTTTATTCTCTTTTCCAAATAATATTGCACATGCTTCGTTAGGTTTTTGGCTTTCTGAATGTTGTACAAGAATTTTTTTATCTGACTGTTTTAAAATAATTTTCTGCAAATCTATTCTACATTAACTGTTCCAATCATCCATGGATGTAATATGCAATAATAGTCAAAATTACCTGCTTCAGTAAATGTAAATTGGTAGGTGTCTCCTAAGTTTAGAATTTGTGAATCAAATATTCCGTCAGCTCCGTTTGCTGGACTTCCTGATGTTGCAGTATGCATTGCATCATCTTCATTAACCCATTCAATTGGTGTTCCTGCTGGAATGTTAATTGTTTCTGGGTTATAGTAAATTCTTCCATCTTCTGGAATTGCAGCTCCTTCTGGAATAATTATCTTAGTTGCTTCTTTTG
This window of the Candidatus Nitrosomarinus catalina genome carries:
- a CDS encoding Mov34/MPN/PAD-1 family protein, with protein sequence MQKIILKQSDKKILVQHSESQKPNEACAILFGKENKVEEVFLTKNIDESPINFTISNEQLIEAYQIAEDKKIEVVGIFHSHPNSEAYPSNTDKKFMQTNPVVWTIYSGINKNFKAFVLESDVIEIPINDFSILQKIQRVIRKIFRM